The genome window CGAGACCAGCAAGTCGATGCTGCGGTCAAACGCTTCAATGGAGCGCCCCCGGGCAGCGTCCAGCAATTGTTCGCGGCTCAGCACGCGACGTGGGCGCTCGATAAACACCCACAACAGACGAAACTCGGCGTTGGACAGTGGCACGACCAACCCGTCGTCGGCCACCAGTTGGCGCAATACGCTATTCAGGCGCCAGTTGTCGAAGCGGATGTTGGCGCGCTGCTCGGTGCGGTCATCGCGTACTCGGCGCAGGATGGTCTGGATGCGTGCTACCAGTTCACGGGGTTCGAACGGTTTGGACATGTAGTCATCGGCGCCCAGTTCCAGGCCGATAATGCGGTCGGTGGGCTCACAACGGGCGGTGAGCATCAGGATCGGGATGTCCGATTCAGTGCGCAACCAGCGGCACAGCGACAGGCCGTCTTCACCCGGCAGCATCAGGTCGAGCACCACCACATCAAAGGTTTCGGCTTGCAGGGCCAGGCGCATGGCGGCACCGTCGGTCACGCCGACGGCGAAAATATTGAAGCGCGCCAGGTAATCGATCAGCAGCTCACGAATCGGAACATCGTCGTCGACGATCAGCGCGCGGGTATTCCAGCGCTTGTCTTCGGCGATCACCGCGCCTTTTTGCTCTTCATTTACAGAGACGGTAGGGGTATGCATAGTGCGATTATCTGCCTGGGTTGTTGCTGTCAGCATAGGCGCCCAGCTCCTGGGCTGTAAGTGCTGGACGGGCGGTCATGTGCGCGAGGCTAGAGGCGGCGCGTGTTGGGGGCATGTCGTGAATGTATCAGCTCTGACACAATTCGCCTGAATGGCGGCTGTAGCGTGGTTGAACAGTATTTACCGATCATCGGATCCCGCAACGGCGCTGCTTGCGCTACAATCCGCGCCGATTTCGACTTGCCTGAGAGCCCATTCCAATGTCCGTCTGCCAGACTCCTATCATCGTCGCCCTGGATTACCCCACTCGTGACGCCGCACTGAAGCTGGCTGACCAGTTGGACCCGAAGCTTTGCCGGGTCAAGGTCGGCAAGGAACTGTTCACCAGTTGCGCCGCGGAAATCGTCGGCACATTGCGTGACAAAGGCTTCGAAGTATTCCTCGATCTGAAATTCCATGACATCCCCAATACCACGGCCATGGCGGTCAAGGCCGCTGCCGAAATGGGCGTGTGGATGGTCAATGTGCACTGCTCCGGCGGCCTGCGCATGATGACCGCCTGCCGCGAAGTGCTGGAGCAGCGCAGCGGCCCTAAACCGCTGTTGATTGGTGTCACCGTGCTGACCAGCATGGAGCGCGAAGACCTGGCCGGTATCGGCCTGGATATCGAGCCTCAGGAGCAAGTATTGCGCTTGGCGGCCCTGGCGCAGAAAGCCGGCCTTGATGGTCTGGTGTGCTCGGCGCTGGAAGCCGAGGCATTGAAGACGGCTCACCCGTCGCTGCAACTGGTAACCCCGGGGATTCGTCCGGCGGGCAGTGCGCAGGATGACCAGCGTCGTATTCTGACGCCACGCCAGGCACTGGATGCAGGTTCTGACTACCTGGTGATCGGTCGCCCGATCAGCCAGGCTGCGGACCCGGCGAAGGCGCTGGCGGCAGTGGTTGCCGAAATCGCCTGACCGGTTTGCGGTCAACTGTGGGCGCCGGGCTTGCCTGCGATGCAGGCAGCTCGGTCCTACAGTGCTATTGAGTTGATGCTATTGCTGGCAAGCCAGCGTGCGCATCGACCTTGCCCAGACCCGGTTCCGGGGTCTGTCAGCTGACCTTCAACACCAGCTTCCCAAAGTTCTCGCCGTTGAACAGCTTCATCAACGTCTCCGGGAACGTTTCCAGCCCCTCGACAATATCTTCCTTGCTCTTGAGCTTGCCCTGCGCCATCCAGCCGGCCATTTCCTGGCCGGCCGCAGCAAAGTTCGCCGCATTGTCCATCACCACAAAGCCTTCCATGCGCGCGCGATTAACCAGCAACGACAAATAGTTGGCCGGGCCTTTCACGGCTTCTTTATTGTTGTACTGGCTGATCGCACCGCAGATCACCACCCGCGCCTTCAATGCCAGGCGGCTGAGCACGGCGTCGAGAATGTCGCCGCCGACGTTATCGAAATACACGTCCACGCCTTTGGGGCATTCGCGCTTGAGGGCGGCAGGCACATCTTCGTTTTTGTAGTCGATGGCGGCGTCGAAGCCCAGTTCATCCACCAGGAACTTGCACTTGTCGGCGCCACCGGCGATGCCCACCACGCGGCAGCCTTTGATCTTGGCAATTTGCCCGGCAATGCTGCCGACCGCACCGGCGGCGCCGGAAATCACCACCGTTTCGCCGGCCTTGGGGGCACCGGTATCGAGCAGGGCGAAGTAGGCGGTCATGCCGGTCATGCCGAGGGCTGACAGGTAGCGGGGCAGAGGGGCG of Pseudomonas fluorescens contains these proteins:
- a CDS encoding NADP-dependent oxidoreductase, which translates into the protein MTAQTNRQFLLAKRPVGAATRETFTYQQVPVGTPGDGQVLVHNEYLSLDPAMRGWMNEGKSYIPPVGIGEVMRALGVGKVIASNHPNFSVGDYVNGALGVQDYFLGEPRGFYKVDPTLAPLPRYLSALGMTGMTAYFALLDTGAPKAGETVVISGAAGAVGSIAGQIAKIKGCRVVGIAGGADKCKFLVDELGFDAAIDYKNEDVPAALKRECPKGVDVYFDNVGGDILDAVLSRLALKARVVICGAISQYNNKEAVKGPANYLSLLVNRARMEGFVVMDNAANFAAAGQEMAGWMAQGKLKSKEDIVEGLETFPETLMKLFNGENFGKLVLKVS
- the pyrF gene encoding orotidine-5'-phosphate decarboxylase, whose translation is MSVCQTPIIVALDYPTRDAALKLADQLDPKLCRVKVGKELFTSCAAEIVGTLRDKGFEVFLDLKFHDIPNTTAMAVKAAAEMGVWMVNVHCSGGLRMMTACREVLEQRSGPKPLLIGVTVLTSMEREDLAGIGLDIEPQEQVLRLAALAQKAGLDGLVCSALEAEALKTAHPSLQLVTPGIRPAGSAQDDQRRILTPRQALDAGSDYLVIGRPISQAADPAKALAAVVAEIA
- a CDS encoding response regulator codes for the protein MHTPTVSVNEEQKGAVIAEDKRWNTRALIVDDDVPIRELLIDYLARFNIFAVGVTDGAAMRLALQAETFDVVVLDLMLPGEDGLSLCRWLRTESDIPILMLTARCEPTDRIIGLELGADDYMSKPFEPRELVARIQTILRRVRDDRTEQRANIRFDNWRLNSVLRQLVADDGLVVPLSNAEFRLLWVFIERPRRVLSREQLLDAARGRSIEAFDRSIDLLVSRLRQKLGDDPKAPQLIKTVRGEGYLFDARDIG